The Euphorbia lathyris chromosome 2, ddEupLath1.1, whole genome shotgun sequence genome includes a window with the following:
- the LOC136216897 gene encoding putative pectinesterase/pectinesterase inhibitor 28 — protein MDVERKKKIAIIAASSLILVAMVVAVAVGLNQKPDPEPSPVGGPAISTSSKSIQAICQPTDYRQTCESTLSKAAGNTTDPHVLVQAGFQVAVDSLKVAIENSSTIAEAEKDPLAKQALENCKIMMNIAIEDLKASFQQVGDFDVSKLDEYVDNLKIWLSATITYQQTCIESFDNTTGDTGKKMKKILLTSSMLTANGLAMVTGLSSILNDLSISALAGRKLLVETKTDEFPVWVSESKRRVLAATPATIKADITVAKDGSGQFKSIKEAIKNVPMNKQSAFVIHVKAGVYKEQIQFTRNMTNIVLIGDGPKTTVISGDLSVTKGFSMINTATVTVAGAHFIAKDIGFENTAGAIGHQAVALLVESDMSIFYNCHIDGYQNTLYALTYRQFYRSCKISGTVDIISGDSATVIQNSKITIRKPVDTQKPTITSQQRNESREPTGFVIQNCTITAAKEYLAMKKTNPAFLGRPQKPFSRTIVMQSVIEDVIDPQGWVGFMGSYGTDTCFFAEFENKGAGADTSKRANWKGIHKINAQDAAEFTAGKFIVGDTWIPKSGVPYTSGMH, from the exons ATGGACGtcgaaaggaagaagaaaatcgCCATCATCGCCGCATCATCCTTGATCCTGGTGGCTATGGTGGTTGCTGTCGCAGTCGGACTCAATCAGAAACCCGATCCCGAACCTTCACCGGTCGGCGGCCCAGCAATTTCAACCTCATCAAAATCAATTCAAGCAATTTGTCAACCGACAGATTACCGGCAGACTTGCGAGAGCACCCTGTCAAAAGCCGCCGGAAACACAACTGACCCCCACGTCCTTGTTCAGGCAGGTTTCCAGGTCGCCGTCGATTCATTAAAGGTCGCAATTGAAAATTCTTCAACCATAGCTGAAGCTGAAAAAGATCCATTAGCTAAACAAGCCCTTGAGAATTGTAAAATCATGATGAACATTGCAATTGAAGATCTAAAAGCTTCATTTCAACAAGTCGGCGATTTCGACGTCAGTAAACTCGACGAGTATGTTGATAATCTGAAAATCTGGTTAAGCGCCACCATAACTTATCAACAAACTTGCATAGAGAGTTTCGATAACACCACCGGCGACAcggggaagaagatgaagaagatttTATTAACTTCTTCTATGTTAACGGCGAACGGTCTTGCTATGGTCACCGGActttcttcaattcttaatgATTTGAGTATCTCGGCACTTGCTGGCCGGAAACTTCTTGTTGAGACTAAGACTGATGAGTTCCCGGTTTGGGTTTCTGAGTCGAAGAGGAGAGTTCTTGCTGCTACTCCGGCGACCATTAAGGCTGATATTACTGTTGCTAAGGACGGAAGTGGTCAATTTAAGAGTATTAAGGAGGCTATTAAGAATGTTCCGATGAATAAACAGTCTGCTTTTGTTATTCATGTTAAGGCCGGAGTTTATAAGGAGCAGATTCAATTCACTAGGAACATGACTAACATTGTGTTGATCGGTGATGGTCCGAAGACGACGGTCATCTCAGGCGATCTTTCCGTCACTAAGGGTTTTTCTATGATTAACACCGCAACCGTTA CTGTCGCCGGAGCTCATTTCATCGCCAAAGACATCGGATTCGAGAACACCGCCGGAGCAATCGGACATCAAGCAGTAGCACTTCTAGTAGAAAGCGACATGTCAATCTTCTATAATTGCCACATCGACGGTTACCAAAACACACTCTATGCCCTAACTTACCGTCAATTCTACCGTAGCTGCAAAATCTCCGGCACAGTGGACATAATCTCCGGCGATTCAGCCACCGTAATTCAAAACTCCAAAATCACAATCAGAAAACCAGTTGACACCCAAAAACCCACAATCACATCCCAACAGAGAAACGAATCACGGGAACCAACTGGATTTGTGATCCAAAACTGCACAATTACAGCAGCTAAAGAATATTTAGCAATGAAAAAAACAAATCCAGCTTTTCTCGGCAGACCACAAAAGCCATTTTCGAGAACAATTGTTATGCAATCTGTGATTGAAGATGTGATTGATCCTCAGGGATGGGTAGGGTTTATGGGTTCTTATGGGACAGATACTTGCTTTTTTGCTGAGTTTGAGAATAAAGGAGCTGGTGCTGATACTTCAAAGAGGGCTAATTGGAAGGGAATTCATAAGATTAATGCTCAAGATGCTGCTGAATTCACTGCCGGAAAATTCATCGTAGGTGATACTTGGATTCCTAAATCCGGTGTGCCTTATACTAGTGGTATGCATTGA